Proteins encoded in a region of the Gemmatimonadota bacterium genome:
- a CDS encoding DUF3604 domain-containing protein, whose product PVGNTVDVGDASWKNSIGSSQLSAFWTDPDFNPDRPSFYYARVIEIPTPRWTAYDANEHKQTLPTDVPMTTRERAYGSPIWYSP is encoded by the coding sequence CGCCGGTGGGCAATACCGTGGATGTCGGGGATGCGTCCTGGAAGAACAGCATCGGCTCGTCCCAGTTGTCAGCGTTCTGGACCGATCCGGATTTCAACCCCGATCGGCCGTCGTTCTACTACGCTCGGGTCATTGAGATTCCGACACCCCGGTGGACCGCCTACGATGCAAATGAACACAAGCAGACTTTGCCCACCGACGTGCCGATGACGACCCGGGAAAGAGCTTACGGTTCGCCGATCTGGTATTCGCCGTAG